A single Methylobacterium sp. 17Sr1-1 DNA region contains:
- a CDS encoding PAS domain S-box protein, protein MTDRRESDRIDAEIGRSAPSHDPFAAAVRATRMPMLITDPHRPDNPIIFANAAFTKLTGYTRDEILGQNCRFLQGPETDRADVAKIRDAVERRVAIEIDLLNHKKNGERFWNRLLISPVFDENGELTYFFASQFDVTLERERLRDLGEALRRREQMLDALVRSSSEVRYRISADWSRLYHLSGGNFLADTTSASSDWIESYIPPEDRGALRAEIERAIRTKTSYSLEHRVYLADGSVGWASSRAVPVLDEEGRITEWYGAATDISERKEAEAASRDLTLSLGRQVADRTAEMRLYGDIIQSSAAPICAFDTGYRLIAFNQAHSDEFYRIFGHRVQVGEVFPDLFPPDQGAVMRGFMERALAGECYTVTEEFGDPDLAKPAWEVTYSPLRDGEGRVIGAFHHAKDISDRLRAEAELTATQEALRQSQKMEAVGQLTGGLAHDFNNLLAGISGSLELMQTRLAQGRFQDVERYMAAAQGAAKRAAALTHRLLAFSRRQTLDPRPTNVDRLARGMHELIQRTVGPGITLEVVASPEAWPALVDPSQLENALLNLCLNARDAMPDGGRITVETANRTMDARTARRHDMPAGEYVRLRVTDTGTGMSPEVIARVFEPFFTTKPIGEGTGLGLSMIYGFAQQSGGQVRIASKPGEGTTVSLYLPRHAGAVPGEDETGTALPLARSTRGETVLVVDDEPTVRMLVTDILEDLGYTAIEAGDSAAGLKVLRSDVRIDLLVTDIGLPGGMNGRQMAEAARETRPDLKVLLITGYAETAILGNGTLGPGMAVLTKPFSIETMAARIRSIIEAGREQERRS, encoded by the coding sequence GTGACTGACCGCCGCGAATCCGACCGCATCGACGCCGAGATCGGCCGCTCCGCCCCGAGCCACGATCCGTTCGCCGCCGCCGTGCGCGCGACGCGGATGCCGATGCTGATCACCGATCCGCATCGGCCCGACAACCCGATCATCTTCGCCAACGCCGCCTTCACCAAGCTCACCGGCTACACCCGCGACGAGATCCTGGGGCAGAACTGCCGCTTCCTGCAAGGTCCGGAGACCGACCGCGCCGACGTCGCCAAGATCCGCGACGCGGTCGAGCGCCGCGTCGCGATCGAGATCGACCTTCTCAACCACAAGAAGAACGGCGAACGGTTCTGGAACCGGCTGCTGATCTCGCCGGTCTTCGACGAGAATGGCGAGCTGACCTACTTCTTCGCCTCCCAGTTCGACGTCACGCTGGAGCGCGAGCGCCTGCGCGACCTCGGCGAGGCCCTGCGCCGGCGCGAGCAGATGCTCGACGCCCTGGTGCGCTCGTCGTCCGAGGTGCGCTACCGGATCAGCGCCGACTGGAGCCGGCTGTATCACTTGTCCGGCGGCAACTTCCTGGCCGACACGACTTCAGCCAGTTCCGACTGGATCGAGAGCTACATCCCGCCGGAGGACCGCGGCGCCTTGCGGGCCGAGATCGAGCGGGCGATCCGCACCAAGACCTCCTACAGCCTGGAGCACCGGGTCTACCTCGCCGACGGCTCGGTCGGCTGGGCCTCGTCGCGGGCGGTGCCGGTGCTCGACGAGGAGGGCCGGATCACCGAGTGGTACGGCGCCGCCACCGACATCAGCGAGCGCAAGGAGGCCGAGGCCGCCTCGCGCGACCTCACCCTGTCGCTCGGCCGGCAGGTGGCCGACCGCACGGCCGAGATGCGCCTCTACGGCGACATTATCCAGTCGAGCGCCGCCCCGATCTGCGCCTTCGACACCGGGTACCGGCTGATCGCCTTCAACCAGGCCCACAGCGACGAGTTCTACCGGATCTTCGGCCATCGCGTGCAGGTCGGCGAGGTGTTCCCCGACCTCTTTCCGCCGGACCAGGGCGCGGTGATGCGCGGGTTCATGGAACGGGCGCTGGCCGGCGAGTGCTACACGGTGACCGAGGAATTCGGCGATCCCGACCTCGCCAAGCCCGCCTGGGAGGTCACCTACTCGCCCCTGCGCGACGGCGAGGGCCGGGTGATCGGCGCCTTCCACCACGCCAAGGACATCTCCGACCGGCTGCGGGCCGAGGCCGAGCTCACCGCGACGCAGGAAGCCCTGCGCCAGTCGCAGAAGATGGAGGCGGTGGGCCAGCTCACCGGGGGTCTCGCCCACGACTTCAACAACCTGCTCGCCGGCATCTCGGGCTCGCTGGAGCTGATGCAGACGCGGCTCGCGCAGGGCCGCTTCCAGGACGTCGAGCGCTACATGGCGGCGGCGCAAGGGGCGGCGAAGCGCGCCGCCGCGCTGACCCACCGGCTGCTGGCCTTCTCCCGCCGCCAGACCCTCGATCCGCGGCCGACGAACGTCGACCGGCTGGCGCGGGGCATGCACGAGCTGATCCAGCGCACGGTCGGGCCCGGCATCACCCTCGAAGTCGTCGCATCGCCCGAGGCCTGGCCGGCCCTGGTCGACCCGTCCCAGCTCGAGAACGCGCTCCTCAACCTCTGCCTCAACGCCCGCGACGCGATGCCCGACGGCGGGCGCATCACGGTCGAGACCGCCAACCGGACGATGGATGCCCGGACCGCCCGTCGGCACGACATGCCGGCGGGCGAGTACGTGCGCCTGCGCGTGACCGATACCGGGACCGGCATGAGCCCGGAGGTGATCGCCCGGGTGTTCGAGCCGTTCTTCACCACGAAGCCGATCGGCGAGGGCACGGGCCTCGGCCTCTCGATGATCTACGGCTTCGCGCAGCAATCGGGCGGGCAGGTGCGCATCGCCTCGAAGCCCGGCGAGGGCACGACCGTCAGCCTCTATCTGCCGCGCCACGCCGGCGCGGTGCCCGGCGAGGACGAGACCGGGACGGCGCTGCCGCTGGCGCGCTCGACGCGAGGCGAGACCGTGCTGGTGGTCGACGACGAGCCGACCGTGCGGATGCTCGTCACCGACATCCTGGAGGACCTCGGCTACACCGCGATCGAGGCCGGCGACAGCGCGGCGGGGCTCAAGGTGCTGCGCTCCGACGTGCGGATCGACCTGCTCGTCACCGATATCGGCCTGCCCGGCGGCATGAACGGCCGCCAGATGGCGGAAGCCGCCCGCGAGACCCGGCCCGACCTCAAGGTGCTGCTGATCACCGGCTACGCCGAGACCGCGATCCTCGGCAACGGCACCCTCGGGCCCGGGATGGCGGTGCTGACCAAGCCCTTCTCGATCGAGACGATGGCCGCGAGGATCCGGTCGATCATCGAGGCCGGGCGGGAGCAGGAGCGGCGGTCCTAA